TATTGGAGAATCACTAATGGGGCCTATTGAACGATTAAAACGCGTGGTACTTGCGCTTCTAGTATTTCCGTTGCTCTTTATCTCAGTTATCGATGTGCCGAATGCGGATGCATGGATATATGGGAAAGAGGAGGCGCAGCCCCCTTTGCTGTTTCTCGATACGGGTGAAGGGAGAAAAGCTGAAGTTGAGGTATATATTGACCGTAAACTGCATGCGAAGACAAATACAAATCTTCTCATGGAACTGAAGGCCGGCAAGGTCTATCACTTTGAAGTAAAGAGCGGTAAGAAACAGCTTTTCGAAAGCAGTCTTTCACTCTCTAACGGCAGGGAAGTATTACTCCGCTGTACAGGCAGCAAAGAGTGTCTTTTAGACCTTTGATCACTTCCGGGCCTAGCCGATCTTCACTTTTCCGATAATATCGTTTAAACCGTCAATCCGGTTATCAGTGCAGTATTTTTCCAGCTCCGCTACGAATCTGTTTGACGATTCCGGGTCTACAAAATTAAATGTCCCCACCTGTACGGCGGACGCGCCGGCAAGGAGAAATTCGACTACATCTTCAACGGACGTTATGCCGCCAATGCCGATGATAGGGATCTTAACGCTATTGGCGCATTCGTAGACCATCCTGACGGCAACAGGCTTGATCGCAGGGCCGGAGAGACCGCCGAAGACCCTCGCCAATTTCGGTCTGCCGGTTTTTATATCGATGCTCATTCCGAGGAGCGTATTGATGGCGCTTATCGCGTCCGCCCCGCCGTTCTCGACAGCTACAGCGAAGGGCTTTATGTCCCCCACGTTTGGAGAGAGCTTTACTATCAGAGGAAGCGAGGTGGCCTTTCGGACTGCCAGCGTAAGTTTTTCGAGCACTTTTATATCGGTGCCGAATTGAATTCCACCTTTGCTTACATTCGGACATGAGACGTTCATCTCAAGCCCGTGAACTCCATCCATACCGTCAAGGGTTTTCGCAGTTTCGACGTATTCATCTTCACTCTCGCCAAAGAAGTTCACTATCACTGTTGCGCCGGTACCGGCAAGCTTTGGGAGGGTTTCGTCCCTGAATTTTTCGATGCCGATATTTTCAAGGCCAATTGAATTGAGCATTCCCGCCGGAGTTTCGCAAATCCTCGGCATCGGATTTCCTTCCCTCGGTTTCAGCGAAAGCCCCTTTGTGCATATGGCGCCAAGGGTGGAGATGTCGAACATCTTATGGAATTTCAATCCATATCCGAAGGTGCCAGAAGCGGTCATTATAGGATTTTTCAGCTTGAGACGGCCAATCGATGTCTCCATGTTTACGCCCATTCGATCACTCCAGTATTGAATACTGGACCGCTCATGCATGTCCGTCTGTTGCCGTTTACGGTTTTTACGATACACCCCAGGCAGACTCCAAAACCGCACGCCATCTTCTCTTCGGTTGATATCTGACCGTCTATTCCATGTTCCTTGCAGAGGTTATCGATCGCTTTCAGCATCCCCTTGGGGCCGCATGCAATTATGAAGTCGCTTTTGTCTTTTATCAATCCTGGAAGCGGAGCGGTAACTAGCCCTTTGATACCGGACGAACCGTCATCGGTGGTCACCGTGACATCTTTGCAATAGCGTTTAAGTTCTTCGACGCCGAAGATATCCCTTTTTGTTGCCCCCCCGATTACGGCGGAAATATTGAGATGTCTGTTTTGCCGGGCGAAAAAAAGGAGGGGTGGTATGCCGACACCTCCGCCTGCCATGATAACTCTGGCTTCTTTCGGTGTGGAAAAGGGATTACCAAGGGGGCCGAGGACATCTATCTCCTCCCCGACAGATTTTGAAGAGAGTATCCCTGTCCCTTCGCCGACGTTCTTGAAAATTATTGAAGCGGTGCCGCCATCCTCGCCCGCGATGCTCATCGGTCTTCGCAACAGGGGGACGAGGCCGATATGTACCCTTATCATTACGAACTGTCCCGCTTTGGTTTTGCCGAAGGGCCAGTCAAATTGCAGTTCATGCAGGTTATCGGCGATCGTTCTCTTTCCGGTGATCTTTACTATCATCTGCTCCGCTCTATTGATTTTATTTCGATCCCTATTTTACCGATAAATTCAAACAGTTGTAGCTGTTTTGATAGTTCGCCTTCGATTAATTTTACGTGCGTGACATCGGCGATCTCCTGGCCGAGAGTGGGATCTATCGCGATCCATTTCCCAGCGTATATCTCAGGCCACGCGTGGTATAGAAATCCTTCGAAGTCTTCCGAGTAGACTATTCCTGAGACCGTTCTCACCGGTATCCCTTCCGCTCTCGCAAGGGCGGCAAAAAGATTGGTGTGCGACTGACACTCCCCTTCCAGCGACCGTAATGTCTCAACAGCGGAAAAGGTGTCAATAAAGCTTTTCTTTACGTTTTTGTGAACCCATCTGCTGATGAGCTGAGCCTTTTTGAATGTATCTTTCTCTTTTCCGGCGATACGTGACGCCCTTTTCAAAATCGCAGGGTCGTCGGATTGCGCCTCAAAAGTAGATTTCAAATATTCCTCCATCCCTTTGCCGGACTCAGAAATGGCAATCTTCGGGATCTCCTTTTCATTTTCCTTTCGTACTTCGATCTCAAGGATGATTGTTTTGCCTTTATTTCCGTTCCCCCCTTTGACCGTTTTTACCTTTTGTCTTGAATCCGAAGGTATCAAGCCCTCTGATGCGAGACCGCTCATATGGAGAACCATTACGGCTATTTCCTCTTTTTTCTCAATATCGATTTTGACGGGGATGAGGCTGAAGGCAAGGATCTGGGTAAAAGGCATTACACCTTCCTTGAAGGATAAGGCCTGTTTTTCATCAACGGACTCGCTGGTAAAACCAAGAGGGGATATTTCCTTCAAGGTTCGACCGTTAGGCGTTAAAAAGGAAGTAACGGTAAAATTCTGGAATTTTGATTGGACCTCGAAAACCTCTTCTTTTTTTCCGTTATGAACTATTGTTGTTTTTTTTCCGACTTCGATGGTAATCGCCTCTATTGCGAGGAGCGATTCCACGAAAACATGGAATTTATATTTTGCTCCGGTCTCTAGAGTCATGTCGCCCAGGAGATAGCTGATTGCGTCCGCGAGATTGGCATTGTCGGGGAAAGGGACTTTCTTCCTGGAGACGTTTCCGCCGGATCTTATGGTTATGTCTGCTGTATTTCCAGAAATAATTCCGTCGAAGAACTGCCTGTGGTTCAGCATCTTTTGCATGTAAGTGAAGCTTTTCGGTTTTTTCCCGCTGTCGAGAAAAAATGTATGGCTAGTGGAAGCTTCCTGCGTGATGCCGTTAATTTCAAACTTCATTAACGACTTGGATGTGATCTTGTATTCTTCGCCTGTTCTTTCAACTTTCTGATAGGTGAATCCTATTTTGGACGAATTCATTTTTATTTCCATCCACTCTTCGCTGATGACTTCGGCAAAGGAAAGGTGGAAGGGAACCAGTACAAGCGTCAGGAATAAAAGCGTTATTCTTGGAAAAACCTCAGGTATGGTACTTCTGGATTGGAGTTGCATCCATCTCCCTGTTCTTGATGGCTTTTATCGCCATGGTGTTTGCCCTTGCCCCGGCGATAGTTGTTGTATAGGGGATGGACAGCTGTAATGCCGATCGGCGGATATTGTAAGAATCCTTGATAGCCTTTTCTCCATGGGTGGTATTGATCACCAGCACGATCTCGCCATTTTCGAGCATGTCCACTACATGAGGGGATCCCTGGGCGACCTTGTTTACAGTCTGCACAGCTACCCCTTCCTCGGAGATTGCGTCGGCCGTCCCTTTTGTAGCTGCCAGTTCAAATCCGAGTTCGACCAGATTCTTTGCGATTTTTACAATGTGTTTTTTATCTCCATCGGCAACAGAGAGAAGTACCTTCCCGGATGTCGGGAGTTTGGTGCCCGAAGCGAGCGTAGCCCGGAGGAAGGCGCTTCCAAAATCGGTATCAATGCCCATCACTTCCCCTGTCGATTTCATCTCCGGTCCGAGGAGGAGGTCAACACCCGGGAATTTGATGAACGGAAATACCGATTCCTTTACCGAAACATATTTCGGGATTATCTGTTTTGTAAATCCGAGCTGTTCGAGTGATTCACCAGCCATGACGCGCGCCGCGATCTTTGCCAAGGGCCTTCCAATAGCCTTTGATACGAACGGGGCAGTTCTGGATGCGCGCGGGTTTACCTCCAAAACGAATATTTCTCCCTCCTTGATGGCGAACTGAATATTCAGCAGTCCGATTACTTCAAGTTCAGCCGCCAGCTTTTTTGTCTGGTCGCAAATGTCGTCTATCATCGCCTGAGAAAGGTCGCGAGGCGGGAGAGAGCATGCCGAGTCGCCAGAGTGAACGCCCGCTTCTTCTATATGTTGCATGACTCCGCCTATTACCGTGATCTTTCCGTCGCTCACGGCGTCCACGTCTATCTCGGTGCTGTTCTCAAGAAAGCTGTCTATCAGCACCGGATGTTCGGGCGATGCCTGGACCGCATGTTTCATGTAGTGGAGGATGGATTTTTCGTTATGAACGATCTCCATCGCCCTTCCGCCGAGTACGTATGAGGGTCTTACCACAACCGGGTAACCGATCTTATTGCATATGGACAGCGCCTGCTCCGTGGAAATGGCTGTGTCGTTCACTGGCTGTTTTAATCCCAGCTTATGCAGAACCTCCTGAAAACGCTTTCTGTCTTCTGCGCGGTCTATCGCGTCAGGTTTGGTACCTATAATCGGCACCCCCGCCTTTTCCAGCGAAACGCAGAGTTTAAGCGGGGTTTGTCCACCGAAAGTAACGATAACGCCGTAAGGTTTCTCCTTTTCGACAATTTCCATAACGTCTTCAAAGGTAAGAGGTTCGAAATAGAGGCGGTCGGAGGAGTCGTAATCGGTGCTTACCGTTTCGGGATTGCAGTTCACCATGATGGTTTCATAACCTGCTTCCTTGAGCGCGAAAAGTCCGTGAACGCAACAGTAGTCGAATTCTATTCCCTGTCCTATCCTGTTCGGCCCGCCGCCGAGAATGATTATTTTCCGGTTTTCGGTTGGCGCCGATTCGCAGTCCTCTTCGTATGTCGAATACATGTACGGAGTGATCGCCTCGAATTCAGCGGCGCATGTATCTATTCTCTTGTAGACGGGGCGAACACCGAGCTTGATCCTCTTTTCGCGCACCTGCGATTCCCGCATACCCGTAATGCTCGCAAGTCTTCTGTCCGAAAATCCCATCTGTTTTAATCGTAAAAGGCTCTCCCTGCTTTCGGGAAATCCGCCTTTCCTTACCAGTTCTTCCGCTTCGATGATTTGGAGCATGTTGTCGAGAAACCACGGGTCGATATGGGTTAGTTTATTTATCTTTTCCACGCTCCATCCGAACCTGAATGCCTGCCCTATCTGCCATACCCTCTGGGGGGTTGGGCGTTTCAGTTTCTCTTCCAGTTCCGTCTCGGAAAAATCGACCTCATTAAGGCCGTCCGCTCCTATTTCCAGGGAGCGCAACGCTTTCTGAAACGATTCCTTGAAAGTCCTTCCGATAGCCATCACTTCTCCGACCGATTTCATCTGGGAGGTTAATGTCTCGTCCGCGATAGGAAATTTTTCAAATGCGAAACGGGGAATCTTCACTACGCAGTAATCGATGGTCGGCTCGAAAGACGCCGGGGTCGCCTTTGTGATGTCGTTTGGAATTTCGTCCAGCGTGTAACCTATGGCGAGTTTTGCCGCAATCTTGGCGATAGGAAATCCGGTGGCTTTTGAGGCGAGGGCCGAAGATCTGGATACGCGGGGATTCATTTCGATTATTATCAAGTCTCCGTTTTCAGGATTCACTGCAAACTGTATGTTTGAGCCGCCGGTATCGACTCCGATTTTCCTTATGATCGCTATGGCCGCGTTGCGCATTATCTGGTATTCCCTGTCGGTGAGGGTCTGCGCTGGCGCAATGGTTATACTGTCGCCGGTGTGCACCCCCATTGGATCGAAGTTTTCTATGGAGCAGATAATCACAACGTTGTCCTTATTGTCGCGCATTACCTCAAGTTCGAATTCCTTCCACCCAAGAAGCGACTGTTCGATCATTATCTGTTTTACCGGGCTTTGGGAAATACCCCACTTTGCTATCTGTTCAAACTCTTCGTCGGTAGTTGCCACGCCGCCGCCGGTTCCTCCGAGGGTGAACGACGGTCTGATAATGACAGGGAGGCCTATCTCTTTTAGGACTTTCTTCGCTTCGGCAATGGATCTCGCGAACGAGCTTTTCGGGACGCAAAGGCCGATCTCTTCCATCGCTTTTTTGAAAAGCTCCCTGTCTTCCGCCTTGTTTATGGCTGCCGGATTTGCCCCGATCATTTCGACGCCGTTTCTTTCAAGCACGCCCGACCGGTCGAGTTCCAGTGCAAGGTTGAGGGCGGTCTGACCGCCTACAGTCGGGAGGAGGGCGTCCGGTTTTTCCTTCTCGATGATTTTTGAAAGTATTTCCACGGATAGCGGTTCGATATAGGTGGCATCAGCGTAATCCGGATCGGTCATGATGGTGGCCGGATTCGAGTTTGCGAGAATTACGCGGATACCTTCTTCCTTCAGAGCTTTGGTCGCCTGCGTTCCGGAGTAATCGAATTCGCAAGCCTGTCCAATGACGATCGGTCCTGCCCCGATTATCAAAACGCTTTTTATATCTTTTCTTTTTGGCAAGTTGTTACCGGAATGCGTAAATGTGTTTTATGTCGATTTGTCTTGAGCGCCGCCATCGTAGCTGCATAGCACCCAGTTCGAGGAAGAGGTCGGGAGTTATCGAGTTTTTGCCGATTTTCCTTATGGCGTTCTTTATGAATTTCAGGGCTGATTTCGGGTGAAGGCAATGCGAACGCGAAAAATGGCATTTTCCCTTCATATGCACGATGCGGGTCATGAGGATATCCTGTTCTTCCAGGTTGTCCTCGCATGTTACGTAGAATTTCTTTTTCAATACCAGGTCTTTTACCTTTACAACTCCGTTTTTGTATTCAATGACAAGAAAAATAGATTGATGACTATTCGCTAATTCCATTCTTGCAAGAAGTTCGTCCGTGGTAGATGCATGCCGTTTTTGCTCGAGATAGCTTTTGTATATTCCTCCGGGGACTCCCCCCTCCGGCATATAATCAAAAATGAACCACTCAAGAAATGAATCCATTCTCTGAATGAAATCGGGGTCATCTTCGAAAGTTTGGCCGACTTTAGAGTAATAAAGAGTCTTTGCGCGCTCAAGATGCGAGGCGTTTTGTTTTTCTGATGCAAATGTAAAAACTTCGTCGAGTATTGCACTTATTACCTTGCCGCTTTCAATATCCGGCTTCCATTTACTCTCTCCAAAAAATATTCCCATGTACGTTTCTTATCCTGCTTTCCTGAATTCTCTCATCAAGTTAATAAATTGCGTGAAATGGCCTGTAGTGTCATGCGGCCCGGGCGACGCTTCGGGATGGTATTGAACGGAGAACGCCGGATATTTTTTATGGCGAACACCTTCGATGGTTCCATCATATAGAGAGTAGTGCGTAACTGCCAGATCTTCCGGCATATTTTCGTTTACCACAGCGAATCC
This sequence is a window from Nitrospinota bacterium. Protein-coding genes within it:
- a CDS encoding dihydroorotate dehydrogenase, translating into MGVNMETSIGRLKLKNPIMTASGTFGYGLKFHKMFDISTLGAICTKGLSLKPREGNPMPRICETPAGMLNSIGLENIGIEKFRDETLPKLAGTGATVIVNFFGESEDEYVETAKTLDGMDGVHGLEMNVSCPNVSKGGIQFGTDIKVLEKLTLAVRKATSLPLIVKLSPNVGDIKPFAVAVENGGADAISAINTLLGMSIDIKTGRPKLARVFGGLSGPAIKPVAVRMVYECANSVKIPIIGIGGITSVEDVVEFLLAGASAVQVGTFNFVDPESSNRFVAELEKYCTDNRIDGLNDIIGKVKIG
- a CDS encoding dihydroorotate dehydrogenase electron transfer subunit — its product is MIVKITGKRTIADNLHELQFDWPFGKTKAGQFVMIRVHIGLVPLLRRPMSIAGEDGGTASIIFKNVGEGTGILSSKSVGEEIDVLGPLGNPFSTPKEARVIMAGGGVGIPPLLFFARQNRHLNISAVIGGATKRDIFGVEELKRYCKDVTVTTDDGSSGIKGLVTAPLPGLIKDKSDFIIACGPKGMLKAIDNLCKEHGIDGQISTEEKMACGFGVCLGCIVKTVNGNRRTCMSGPVFNTGVIEWA
- a CDS encoding transglutaminase-like domain-containing protein, yielding MQLQSRSTIPEVFPRITLLFLTLVLVPFHLSFAEVISEEWMEIKMNSSKIGFTYQKVERTGEEYKITSKSLMKFEINGITQEASTSHTFFLDSGKKPKSFTYMQKMLNHRQFFDGIISGNTADITIRSGGNVSRKKVPFPDNANLADAISYLLGDMTLETGAKYKFHVFVESLLAIEAITIEVGKKTTIVHNGKKEEVFEVQSKFQNFTVTSFLTPNGRTLKEISPLGFTSESVDEKQALSFKEGVMPFTQILAFSLIPVKIDIEKKEEIAVMVLHMSGLASEGLIPSDSRQKVKTVKGGNGNKGKTIILEIEVRKENEKEIPKIAISESGKGMEEYLKSTFEAQSDDPAILKRASRIAGKEKDTFKKAQLISRWVHKNVKKSFIDTFSAVETLRSLEGECQSHTNLFAALARAEGIPVRTVSGIVYSEDFEGFLYHAWPEIYAGKWIAIDPTLGQEIADVTHVKLIEGELSKQLQLFEFIGKIGIEIKSIERSR
- the carB gene encoding carbamoyl-phosphate synthase large subunit produces the protein MPKRKDIKSVLIIGAGPIVIGQACEFDYSGTQATKALKEEGIRVILANSNPATIMTDPDYADATYIEPLSVEILSKIIEKEKPDALLPTVGGQTALNLALELDRSGVLERNGVEMIGANPAAINKAEDRELFKKAMEEIGLCVPKSSFARSIAEAKKVLKEIGLPVIIRPSFTLGGTGGGVATTDEEFEQIAKWGISQSPVKQIMIEQSLLGWKEFELEVMRDNKDNVVIICSIENFDPMGVHTGDSITIAPAQTLTDREYQIMRNAAIAIIRKIGVDTGGSNIQFAVNPENGDLIIIEMNPRVSRSSALASKATGFPIAKIAAKLAIGYTLDEIPNDITKATPASFEPTIDYCVVKIPRFAFEKFPIADETLTSQMKSVGEVMAIGRTFKESFQKALRSLEIGADGLNEVDFSETELEEKLKRPTPQRVWQIGQAFRFGWSVEKINKLTHIDPWFLDNMLQIIEAEELVRKGGFPESRESLLRLKQMGFSDRRLASITGMRESQVREKRIKLGVRPVYKRIDTCAAEFEAITPYMYSTYEEDCESAPTENRKIIILGGGPNRIGQGIEFDYCCVHGLFALKEAGYETIMVNCNPETVSTDYDSSDRLYFEPLTFEDVMEIVEKEKPYGVIVTFGGQTPLKLCVSLEKAGVPIIGTKPDAIDRAEDRKRFQEVLHKLGLKQPVNDTAISTEQALSICNKIGYPVVVRPSYVLGGRAMEIVHNEKSILHYMKHAVQASPEHPVLIDSFLENSTEIDVDAVSDGKITVIGGVMQHIEEAGVHSGDSACSLPPRDLSQAMIDDICDQTKKLAAELEVIGLLNIQFAIKEGEIFVLEVNPRASRTAPFVSKAIGRPLAKIAARVMAGESLEQLGFTKQIIPKYVSVKESVFPFIKFPGVDLLLGPEMKSTGEVMGIDTDFGSAFLRATLASGTKLPTSGKVLLSVADGDKKHIVKIAKNLVELGFELAATKGTADAISEEGVAVQTVNKVAQGSPHVVDMLENGEIVLVINTTHGEKAIKDSYNIRRSALQLSIPYTTTIAGARANTMAIKAIKNREMDATPIQKYHT